DNA sequence from the bacterium genome:
GCCTGGGCGGCCTGGAGGACCTGTCGCTGTCCACGCACGGCATGTTCCTGGCGCCGCTCGCCGCGCCGCTCGCTCGCGCGGGGCTGAGGCGCGTCAACGTGAGCCTGGACACCCTCGACCGCGCGCGCTTCGCGGGCATCGCCGGCCGCGACGCCCTCGCTCGCGTGCTCGCGGGCATCGCCGCTGCCCGCGCGGCCGGCCTGACGCCGATCAAGCTCAACACCGTGCCGATGCGCGGCGTGAACGATGGCGAGATCGGCGAGCTGCTCGCGCTCGCCGCGCGCGAGCAGCTCGAGCTGCGCTTCATCGAGCTGATGCCGCTCGCGGTCGCCCGCGAGAGCTACGGCGCCCGCCACCTCGGCGGCGAGGCCCTGCTCGCCCTGCTCGCCGAGCACGGCGACTGGGAGCTGCTCCCGCGGGGCATCGCGGACGGCCCCGCCCGTCACTACCGCCGCGCCGCGGACGGCCTCAAGGTGGGCATCATCGATCCCCTCAACCCCAAGTTCTGCACGCACTGCAACCGCGTGCGCCTCACGCACCGGGGCGAGCTGCGCAACTGCCTCTTCGGCGCGGCGAACCTGCCGCTGCGCCACCTGCTCGCCGCGGGCGACTGGGCCGGCGCCATCGAGGCCGCGCTGCGCACGGCGATCCTGCGCAAGCCCGAGCACCACCGCCTCGAGGAGTGGGACGACGGCGACCTCTTCTCGCTGGTGCGCGTGGGGGGCTAGATGATCGTCGAGTGCTTCACCGTCGGGCCCTTCCAGGAGAACACCTGGCTGCTCGCCGAGGCGCCCGGCGGCGCCGCGATCGTGATCGACCCGGGCGGCGAGAACGGGCGCGTGCTCGCGCGCGTGGCGGCGCTCGGCCTGCGCGTCACGGCCATCGTCAACACGCACGGGCACATCGATCACATCGCCGGCGCGGCCGAGCTGGCGGCGGCGCTCGCCGTCCCCTTCCGCCTGCATGCGGCCGATCGCTTCCTCGTCGAGCACGCGGACGAAGCGGCGGCGCTGTTCGGCCTGCCGCCCTTCGCGAAGCCGCCGCTGGGGGCGCCGCCGCTTACGGACGGGGAGACGATCCCCGTCGGCGCGCTCAGCGTGCAGGTGATCCACACGCCCGGGCACTCGCCGGGCGGCTGCTCGCTGCTGGCCGGCGGGCATCTCTTCGCCGGCGACACGCTGTTCGCCGGCTCCATCGGCCGCACGGACCTGCCGGGCGGCGACCTCGACACTTTGATGGACTCGATCTTCACGCGGCTCGTGGAGCCGTTGCCGGGGGGCACGGTGGTCCACAGCGGCCACGGGCCCGACAGCACTCTGGCCGAGGAGGCGGCGACGAATCCCTTCCTGCTCGGCTGGCGGCGCTAGAAGCTTCGACCCCAAGGAGAGAAGCATGGCGAAGACGGCAGGCGTGCTGGGCTCGGGCATCGTCGCCCAGGTCCTGGCCGCGGGACTCATCAAGCACGGTTTCGAGGTGATGGTCGGCACGCGCGACACGGCGAAGCTGGCCGAGTGGGCGAAGGGCGCCGGCAAGGGCGCCAGGCTCGGCAGCTTCGCCGAGGCGGCGCGGCACGGCGGGCTTGTCGTGCTCGCGGTCAAGGGCGGCGCGGCCGCGGCCGCGCTGGAGCTGGCGGGCGCGGCAAACCTGGCGGGCAAGGTCGTCATCGATGCCTGCAATCCGATCGCCGACGCCCCGCCCGAGGGCGGCGTGCTGCGCTTCACGACGACGCTGGGCAGCTCGCTGATGGAGCAGCTCCAGCGGCAGGTGCCGGCCGCGCGCTTCGTGAAGGCCTTCAGCTCAGTCGGCAACGCGCACATGGTGAACCCCGACTTCGGCGGCACGCGGCCGACGATGTTCATCTGCGGCGAGGATGCGGCGGCCAAGGCCGAGGTGACTGCCCTGCTCGACGCCTTCGGCTGGGAGGCGGCCGACATGGGGGGCGCCGTCGCCGCGCGGGCGATCGAGCCGCTGTGCATGCTCTGGTGCATCCCCGGCTTCCTGCGGAACGAGTGGGGCCACGCCTTCAAGCTCTTGCGGCGCTGAACCGATTGCGCCGCTGGGACCCTTCCGCTCGCTCCGCTTCGAAGTCGCTCGCAGAAGGGTCTCAGCGGCGCTACCCGCGCAACACCGGAGTGCCTGCGGCATCAGAGTCGCTCGCGGAAGGGATCAGCGGCGCCTTCCGGGTCGCGCAGGCGGCGGGGCCCCGGCTCGCGCAGGTCCGGCGAAGGGTTTCGAGTATCCGGATCCTGAACGGCGGCGGCGCAATCCATCGTGGCCAGCGGGGGCCCTGATCGGTTACAATTCGGACAGCCAAGCGACCGCGCCCTGCGGTCGCTTGCCGTTGCTGCCCGTCGCCACTCGCTCAAGGAAGGAACTCCCCATGCCCGCTGCCGCCTCCCGCGCGCTCGCGCTGCGCCTGGCGCTCTGCCTGCTCGCCCTGCCCGCGTTGGCCCTCGCCATCCAGCCGGTCGACCAG
Encoded proteins:
- the moaA gene encoding GTP 3',8-cyclase MoaA encodes the protein MPSSERPPLVDPFGRRIRYVRLSVTPYCNFRCSYCQPHGPVLPEGPRDEMTPAEIERLVSVFVSLGVRKLRLTGGEPTLRQDLVEIVERLARLGGLEDLSLSTHGMFLAPLAAPLARAGLRRVNVSLDTLDRARFAGIAGRDALARVLAGIAAARAAGLTPIKLNTVPMRGVNDGEIGELLALAAREQLELRFIELMPLAVARESYGARHLGGEALLALLAEHGDWELLPRGIADGPARHYRRAADGLKVGIIDPLNPKFCTHCNRVRLTHRGELRNCLFGAANLPLRHLLAAGDWAGAIEAALRTAILRKPEHHRLEEWDDGDLFSLVRVGG
- a CDS encoding MBL fold metallo-hydrolase, whose amino-acid sequence is MIVECFTVGPFQENTWLLAEAPGGAAIVIDPGGENGRVLARVAALGLRVTAIVNTHGHIDHIAGAAELAAALAVPFRLHAADRFLVEHADEAAALFGLPPFAKPPLGAPPLTDGETIPVGALSVQVIHTPGHSPGGCSLLAGGHLFAGDTLFAGSIGRTDLPGGDLDTLMDSIFTRLVEPLPGGTVVHSGHGPDSTLAEEAATNPFLLGWRR
- a CDS encoding DNA-binding protein, with product MAKTAGVLGSGIVAQVLAAGLIKHGFEVMVGTRDTAKLAEWAKGAGKGARLGSFAEAARHGGLVVLAVKGGAAAAALELAGAANLAGKVVIDACNPIADAPPEGGVLRFTTTLGSSLMEQLQRQVPAARFVKAFSSVGNAHMVNPDFGGTRPTMFICGEDAAAKAEVTALLDAFGWEAADMGGAVAARAIEPLCMLWCIPGFLRNEWGHAFKLLRR